Proteins encoded within one genomic window of Candidatus Amarolinea dominans:
- a CDS encoding DsrE family protein: protein MAVQLIRDAVLDSLVGLGTGKLRELYDAIVAGGGRFYLSGMSSKGRGVTEADLSGKPVEFALPNVLVRLSLEHERMFTY from the coding sequence GTGGCCGTTCAGCTGATCCGCGATGCAGTGCTGGACAGCCTCGTGGGTTTAGGCACAGGCAAGCTCCGCGAACTCTACGACGCCATCGTCGCGGGTGGTGGACGCTTTTATCTGTCGGGGATGTCCAGCAAAGGGCGTGGCGTAACCGAGGCTGACTTGAGCGGCAAGCCAGTAGAGTTCGCTCTGCCGAATGTACTCGTCCGACTTTCGCTCGAACACGAGCGTATGTTCACCTATTAG
- a CDS encoding DUF4287 domain-containing protein, translating into MNSVDKAIETQLENIQTKTGKTLDELYALIRKSGLTKHGEILELLKRDLGMGHGDANRLALTFLQSDGERAAQAAVATTDDAVNALYAGAKADLLPIHETLMAAIARLGPFEIAPKKTYVSLRRKKQFAMIGPATKTRVEVGLNMKGVEPTARLVALPVGGMCQYKVDVTDAKEVDEELMTWIRQAYDSAG; encoded by the coding sequence ATGAACAGTGTTGACAAAGCTATTGAGACTCAACTCGAGAACATTCAGACGAAAACCGGGAAAACGCTCGACGAGCTATACGCCCTCATTCGGAAGAGCGGCCTGACCAAGCATGGTGAGATCCTGGAGTTGCTCAAGCGCGACCTTGGTATGGGGCATGGTGACGCTAACAGGCTCGCCCTCACCTTTCTGCAATCCGATGGTGAACGCGCCGCACAAGCTGCGGTGGCAACGACCGATGATGCCGTGAACGCGCTCTATGCTGGCGCCAAAGCCGACCTGCTGCCAATTCATGAGACGCTGATGGCAGCCATTGCCAGGCTCGGGCCATTTGAGATTGCGCCGAAGAAAACATACGTCAGCCTGCGTCGCAAAAAACAGTTCGCCATGATCGGTCCGGCCACCAAGACGCGCGTCGAAGTCGGATTGAACATGAAGGGCGTTGAGCCCACAGCGCGATTAGTTGCGCTGCCAGTGGGCGGTATGTGTCAGTACAAAGTTGACGTCACCGATGCAAAGGAAGTTGATGAAGAGCTCATGACCTGGATCAGACAAGCCTACGACAGCGCGGGATAA
- a CDS encoding ScaI family restriction endonuclease translates to MISPYLGLPIESWENRTRELIDEHPLEMIEINDVVLKVWNDIFSSGIGSKPFKIGEDLFPRPQIMAYFLHELIPLEFSRRYPGTWRREETADEKDLVYTPDPKYSVEIKTSSSAKSIFGNRSYAQETDSPKKNKSGYYLAVNFEKFKASVRPKIVGVRFGWLDYSDWIGQAAATGQQARLDPSVGKYKLLKLPLQ, encoded by the coding sequence GTGATATCACCCTACTTGGGACTGCCGATAGAGAGTTGGGAAAACCGGACTCGTGAATTGATCGATGAACATCCTCTTGAAATGATCGAGATAAACGATGTCGTTTTGAAAGTATGGAACGACATATTTAGTTCTGGAATCGGCAGCAAGCCCTTCAAAATCGGCGAGGATCTTTTTCCACGGCCACAGATCATGGCGTATTTTCTACATGAACTGATCCCCTTAGAGTTTTCTCGTCGCTATCCGGGAACTTGGAGGCGTGAAGAAACCGCCGATGAGAAAGACCTTGTCTATACCCCTGATCCAAAGTATTCTGTGGAGATCAAGACCTCTTCAAGCGCAAAGAGCATATTCGGAAATCGAAGTTATGCACAAGAGACAGACAGTCCAAAAAAGAACAAGTCAGGCTACTATCTTGCTGTTAATTTCGAGAAGTTCAAAGCATCAGTGCGGCCCAAAATAGTAGGAGTCAGATTTGGCTGGCTAGATTATTCTGATTGGATTGGACAGGCAGCAGCAACCGGACAACAAGCACGACTCGATCCCAGCGTGGGAAAATACAAGCTACTCAAACTCCCCCTCCAATAG
- a CDS encoding metal-sensitive transcriptional regulator translates to MNAQTKEQVLSRLKSIEGHVRGIQRMVTDDNYCIDVISQVQAVQKALDRVNSLLLDNHLNSCVITAVRSDDSQERERVLGELLHVFETGSKL, encoded by the coding sequence ATGAACGCGCAGACTAAAGAGCAGGTCCTGAGCCGGTTGAAGAGCATCGAAGGCCATGTGCGCGGTATTCAGCGTATGGTGACTGATGACAACTACTGCATTGATGTCATTAGTCAGGTGCAGGCCGTGCAGAAGGCGCTCGATCGGGTCAATAGCCTGCTGCTTGACAACCATCTCAATTCCTGCGTGATTACTGCGGTGCGCAGCGATGATTCGCAGGAGCGGGAGCGCGTCCTGGGCGAACTCCTGCACGTTTTCGAGACCGGCAGTAAACTGTAA
- a CDS encoding HAD-IA family hydrolase, whose translation MKSSCIIFDLDGTLVDSEYLCNQAFLDLLPELNESVGTLTQRYRGQKLSLIFADIEQRLKHNLPKQFEIDYRQHVSELFSSQLKPMPNVIEMLNSIRFPICIASSAPTKKIRQALQVSGLSIYFDNHIFSSYEVGSWKPEPLLFQHAASTMGFAPAQCVVVDDSNIGIEAACAAKMFALQYRPNEDCPTFPGAITFSDMSEIPKLMDKFG comes from the coding sequence ATGAAATCATCTTGCATAATTTTCGATTTAGATGGAACACTTGTTGACAGCGAATATTTATGCAATCAGGCATTCCTTGATCTTTTACCAGAGTTGAACGAATCGGTTGGAACATTGACGCAACGTTATCGTGGTCAAAAACTTAGCCTAATTTTTGCTGATATCGAACAACGCCTTAAACATAACCTGCCAAAACAATTTGAAATAGATTATCGGCAGCATGTTTCCGAACTTTTCTCTAGCCAACTTAAGCCTATGCCAAACGTCATTGAAATGCTTAATTCTATTAGATTTCCAATATGCATTGCATCCAGTGCCCCAACGAAAAAAATTCGTCAAGCTCTTCAAGTAAGCGGTTTATCTATTTACTTTGATAATCATATTTTTAGTTCATATGAAGTTGGCTCATGGAAGCCAGAACCCTTACTCTTTCAACACGCCGCAAGTACAATGGGCTTCGCTCCTGCGCAGTGTGTTGTAGTTGATGACAGCAACATAGGAATTGAAGCTGCTTGCGCCGCAAAAATGTTCGCCTTGCAATATCGACCAAACGAAGATTGCCCTACGTTTCCTGGCGCAATTACATTTAGCGATATGTCAGAGATACCAAAATTAATGGATAAGTTTGGGTAA
- a CDS encoding heavy-metal-associated domain-containing protein — protein sequence MTVKTYSVPNISCHHCVNTIERELKDVAGVTSVKGNVSSKAVMVEVVDASRLAAVEATLVEIGYPAEK from the coding sequence ATGACAGTCAAGACCTATTCAGTACCGAACATTTCGTGCCATCACTGTGTCAACACCATCGAGCGCGAGCTGAAGGATGTGGCCGGCGTCACCTCGGTCAAAGGCAATGTCAGCAGTAAGGCCGTCATGGTCGAGGTGGTGGATGCCAGCCGCCTGGCCGCGGTGGAAGCCACCCTGGTGGAAATCGGCTACCCGGCTGAGAAGTAA
- a CDS encoding IS110 family transposase, whose protein sequence is MPAPASKPLSIVYPHAAGLDIGKDEIFVAVPPDRDPQPVRAYPTFTPDLIALADWLQACQIGTVAMESTGVYWIPIYELLEARGINCFLVNAAHLKRVPGRKSDVQDCQWLQQCHSFGLLAGSFRPDSEMLQLRTYLRHRAELIERRSPHVLHMQKVLHQMNLQLDVVLSDIMGLTGQAILRAILTGERNPLTLARLRHPNCHSSEETIAKALTGSYRDDYLFVLKQSMMMYDFFTNMITQCDAEVEHCFAAIKPRHEVPEHTPPPLVLDRKKRNSHSKNEPSGNTRQHIVRITGVDFVATIGLSNSLVQTIFSEVGTDMSKWPTVKHFCSWLGLAPRNEISGGKILRSRTPKVRNRAAQAFRLAASSASHSNSALGAFYRRLRARIGPAQAMVATAHKIARIFYYMLRDKRPYEHISAQRYEEQFRAREVKNLQRKAAQLGFSLTPQAA, encoded by the coding sequence ATCCCTGCGCCAGCGAGCAAACCGCTCTCCATTGTCTACCCCCATGCCGCCGGTCTCGACATCGGCAAAGACGAAATCTTTGTGGCCGTGCCTCCAGATCGTGACCCACAACCGGTGCGCGCCTATCCCACCTTCACACCCGACCTCATCGCCCTCGCCGACTGGCTGCAGGCCTGCCAGATCGGCACAGTCGCTATGGAATCCACCGGCGTCTACTGGATTCCCATCTACGAACTCCTGGAAGCACGCGGGATCAACTGTTTCCTGGTCAACGCCGCCCACCTCAAGCGCGTGCCCGGTCGCAAGAGCGATGTCCAGGATTGCCAATGGTTGCAGCAATGCCACAGCTTTGGCTTACTCGCTGGTTCCTTTCGCCCCGACAGTGAGATGCTGCAACTGCGCACTTACCTGCGCCATCGCGCTGAACTAATCGAGCGCCGCTCCCCTCATGTCCTGCACATGCAGAAAGTTCTTCACCAGATGAACCTGCAACTCGATGTCGTCCTCTCCGACATCATGGGCTTGACCGGCCAGGCGATCCTGCGTGCTATCCTCACCGGTGAACGCAACCCCCTCACTCTCGCCCGTTTGCGCCATCCCAACTGTCATTCCAGTGAGGAGACAATTGCCAAGGCCCTCACCGGTTCCTACCGAGACGACTATCTCTTCGTCCTCAAGCAATCCATGATGATGTACGACTTCTTCACCAACATGATTACTCAGTGTGACGCCGAAGTCGAACACTGCTTTGCCGCCATCAAGCCACGCCATGAAGTCCCTGAGCACACCCCGCCCCCGCTTGTCCTTGACCGCAAGAAGCGCAACTCACACAGCAAGAACGAACCAAGCGGCAACACTCGCCAACACATTGTCCGCATCACCGGCGTTGACTTCGTGGCTACCATTGGTCTCTCCAACTCCCTGGTGCAAACCATCTTCTCCGAAGTCGGAACCGACATGAGCAAGTGGCCAACCGTCAAGCACTTCTGTTCCTGGCTTGGACTCGCCCCCCGCAATGAAATCTCTGGCGGCAAAATCCTGCGTTCCAGAACCCCCAAGGTGCGTAATCGCGCCGCTCAAGCCTTCCGTCTGGCTGCTTCCTCCGCCTCCCACTCCAACTCAGCCCTCGGCGCCTTCTATCGCCGCCTGCGGGCGCGCATCGGTCCCGCCCAGGCCATGGTTGCCACCGCACACAAGATAGCGCGCATCTTCTACTACATGCTCAGGGATAAACGCCCTTACGAACACATCAGCGCCCAACGCTACGAAGAACAGTTCCGTGCGCGTGAAGTGAAGAACCTGCAACGCAAAGCCGCCCAGCTTGGCTTTTCACTCACCCCGCAAGCGGCCTGA
- a CDS encoding aminoglycoside phosphotransferase family protein, with product MMPNQAIQLPWLQPGWFEQASTWIHAALGHQGINVTGTIEQPQVHSTVLRVPSTAGDIYFKATSPTLAHEPALTQALWRWRPDCMPPVLAVDLARGWMLMPNLGVTLRSLVQSTRDLGHWERVLRIYAEVQIDLTSRVNELLELGVLDRRLTMLPDYYEQLLTDTDALLIGHPKGLSMEAYQRLRQFAPQFRGMCEQLAGYGIPETLHHEDFHDANIFVRNNHYTLADWGESGVAHPFCTLLVTSRVIAWRLELEENAPELVRLYDVYLEPWTCFASLESLNAALKLAYRVGMVCRALTWRRVTAGEGEPFKSEYADAVPGWLQEFLNYDMTPTV from the coding sequence ATGATGCCGAATCAGGCGATACAACTACCTTGGTTGCAACCGGGCTGGTTTGAGCAGGCCAGCACCTGGATTCACGCTGCGCTAGGACATCAGGGTATTAACGTGACCGGTACCATCGAGCAACCTCAGGTGCATTCGACGGTCCTACGCGTGCCATCAACCGCGGGTGACATCTATTTCAAAGCGACCAGTCCGACCCTGGCACACGAGCCAGCACTCACGCAGGCGCTGTGGCGATGGCGCCCCGATTGTATGCCGCCGGTGCTGGCAGTCGATCTCGCACGCGGCTGGATGTTGATGCCCAACCTGGGGGTGACGCTCCGCAGCCTCGTCCAATCCACGCGCGATCTGGGGCATTGGGAGCGAGTGCTGCGGATCTACGCTGAGGTGCAGATCGACCTGACTAGCCGCGTCAACGAGCTACTGGAACTCGGCGTGCTCGATCGACGCCTCACAATGCTGCCAGACTATTATGAGCAATTGCTGACCGACACCGACGCCTTGCTCATCGGCCATCCGAAAGGCCTCAGCATGGAGGCGTATCAGCGCCTGCGCCAGTTCGCACCACAGTTCCGTGGCATGTGCGAGCAGTTGGCTGGCTATGGCATTCCCGAGACACTTCACCACGAGGATTTCCACGACGCCAACATCTTTGTCCGCAACAATCACTATACACTCGCTGATTGGGGTGAGAGCGGCGTGGCGCATCCGTTCTGCACATTGCTGGTGACGTCACGCGTGATCGCGTGGCGACTCGAGTTGGAGGAAAACGCCCCCGAGCTTGTGCGGCTCTACGACGTCTACCTTGAGCCGTGGACGTGTTTCGCATCGCTTGAGAGCCTGAACGCGGCCCTCAAGCTGGCGTATCGGGTGGGGATGGTCTGCCGCGCGCTGACGTGGCGCCGGGTCACCGCAGGTGAGGGGGAGCCGTTCAAATCCGAGTATGCCGATGCCGTGCCGGGCTGGCTACAAGAATTTCTCAACTATGACATGACACCCACCGTCTAG
- a CDS encoding type II toxin-antitoxin system MqsA family antitoxin, producing MKLHITHCPTCGSDQIKQVCRDWTGAYRGQTYVVPALTFYECPVCGERVFDREALGQIQAASPAFVKRPPKARPSTIARTHTSPHVMPAG from the coding sequence ATGAAACTGCACATTACGCACTGCCCAACGTGTGGTAGCGACCAAATCAAACAAGTTTGCCGTGATTGGACAGGCGCATACCGCGGCCAGACCTATGTCGTGCCTGCACTGACCTTCTACGAGTGTCCCGTGTGTGGCGAACGGGTCTTTGACCGTGAGGCGTTGGGCCAGATTCAGGCTGCCTCGCCTGCGTTTGTCAAACGTCCGCCAAAGGCACGCCCGTCTACGATAGCGCGCACGCACACATCACCTCACGTCATGCCCGCGGGCTGA
- a CDS encoding site-specific DNA-methyltransferase, translated as MIGNITNYLGKPFYEAPNCAIYNVDCLDAMRRIPESFVDLTVTSPPYNIGKEYEQILPLDDYLSWCEKWIAEVYRLTKCGGAFWLNLGYISIPNRSKAIPLSYLLWNRMPFFLVQEIVWNYGAGVAGKRFFSPRNEKFLWYVKDSLSYTFNLDEVRDPNVKYPNQKKNGKIKVNSLGKNPSDVWQIPKVTSGTNRSSRERTPHPAQFPRALIERIIKASSNIGEIILDPFIGSGTTAIAALQLDRSVVGMEVNTGYCQITADRIERFLTAPQQMRLLEGEFE; from the coding sequence ATGATCGGAAACATAACTAACTATCTCGGAAAGCCATTCTATGAAGCACCCAACTGTGCAATCTATAATGTCGACTGTCTGGACGCAATGAGAAGAATACCGGAATCCTTCGTAGATCTGACTGTCACAAGTCCTCCTTACAATATCGGGAAGGAGTACGAACAAATACTGCCTCTCGATGACTATCTCAGTTGGTGCGAAAAGTGGATCGCGGAGGTATATCGGCTGACAAAATGCGGCGGAGCCTTCTGGCTAAATCTAGGATACATCTCCATTCCTAATCGTTCTAAGGCTATTCCACTGTCCTATTTGCTGTGGAATCGAATGCCTTTCTTTTTGGTTCAGGAAATTGTCTGGAACTATGGTGCTGGTGTCGCTGGCAAGCGATTCTTCTCGCCACGTAACGAGAAGTTTCTGTGGTACGTAAAGGACTCGCTAAGTTACACTTTCAATCTTGATGAGGTTCGTGACCCAAATGTCAAATATCCTAATCAGAAAAAGAACGGAAAGATAAAAGTCAACTCACTAGGAAAGAATCCCTCAGACGTTTGGCAGATACCAAAGGTCACGTCAGGGACAAATCGAAGTTCAAGAGAGCGAACCCCACACCCCGCCCAATTCCCGCGAGCGTTGATTGAGAGAATAATCAAAGCGTCATCGAATATCGGGGAAATAATACTCGATCCCTTTATTGGCTCAGGTACAACCGCTATCGCCGCCCTGCAACTAGACAGGAGCGTTGTGGGGATGGAGGTAAATACTGGTTACTGCCAAATCACGGCTGACAGAATCGAGAGGTTTCTCACCGCGCCTCAGCAGATGCGTCTATTGGAGGGGGAGTTTGAGTAG
- a CDS encoding BrnT family toxin, with protein sequence MQYEWDEYKRLSNARKHGIDFRDAVEVFAGDTVLMEDDRFDYGERRFVSLGLLQGRVIVVVHAEEGSVTRIISARRATKYEQRIYFQGITD encoded by the coding sequence ATGCAATACGAGTGGGACGAGTACAAACGCCTCAGCAACGCCCGCAAGCACGGCATTGACTTTCGCGACGCCGTCGAGGTCTTTGCGGGTGACACGGTGCTGATGGAAGATGACCGTTTCGACTACGGGGAACGCCGTTTCGTCTCACTTGGACTACTTCAAGGACGGGTGATAGTCGTGGTACACGCGGAGGAAGGCAGTGTAACGCGCATTATCTCGGCCCGTAGGGCGACCAAGTATGAACAACGTATCTATTTCCAAGGAATCACTGACTGA
- the can gene encoding carbonate dehydratase has translation MNTLSLLFENNRKWAAQISETNPSFFSRLAQQQTPEFLWIGCSDSRVPANEIIGLLPGELFVHRNVANLVIHTDMNCLSVLQYAVDILKIKHIIVCGHYGCGGVKAALESQPHGLIDNWLRHIRDIYQRSASELFRFSTAEERINRLCELNVIEQVMNVANTTIVQEAWQRNQMVTIHGWIYAISDGFLKDLDACVSSISDLARLENR, from the coding sequence ATGAATACTCTCTCCCTTCTTTTTGAGAACAACCGGAAATGGGCCGCTCAAATTTCCGAAACTAATCCTTCCTTTTTCTCCAGGCTTGCTCAACAGCAAACCCCGGAGTTTCTCTGGATTGGTTGCTCGGATAGTCGCGTTCCAGCTAATGAAATCATCGGCCTCCTGCCCGGCGAACTCTTTGTTCATCGTAATGTCGCCAACCTTGTAATTCATACAGATATGAATTGTCTCTCCGTGCTGCAATATGCCGTAGATATTCTGAAAATCAAACACATTATTGTTTGTGGTCATTATGGCTGTGGCGGCGTAAAGGCTGCGCTCGAAAGTCAACCTCATGGATTGATCGATAATTGGCTTCGTCACATTCGTGACATTTATCAAAGAAGTGCCAGCGAACTTTTTCGGTTTTCTACGGCAGAAGAAAGGATCAATCGGCTCTGTGAGTTGAATGTGATTGAACAAGTAATGAATGTTGCTAACACAACAATTGTTCAAGAAGCATGGCAAAGAAATCAAATGGTAACCATACATGGTTGGATTTATGCCATCTCAGACGGGTTTCTAAAGGATTTGGATGCTTGTGTTTCTTCAATTTCCGATCTGGCAAGGTTGGAAAATCGTTGA
- a CDS encoding HNH endonuclease, translated as MEKICVLKTVCEAIRTGALDTAADLLRCEYPFAPDQVIKRTYGPQEAIRIFIRDGFIDRYTGERLVFPPVLRVISMALPIDFPYHPNWKTDVTHRAYWELSATVDHLIPVTHGGADDDSNWVTTSMARNSAKMNWTLEQLGWTLHPPGDFHIWDGLVGWFLDYVQVHPEFLANGSMRNWFKAARVEIGLRTRAL; from the coding sequence ATCGAGAAGATTTGCGTCTTGAAAACTGTCTGCGAAGCGATTCGGACAGGAGCGTTGGATACAGCAGCCGATCTACTCAGATGCGAGTACCCGTTTGCCCCTGACCAAGTCATCAAGCGCACCTACGGCCCACAAGAGGCGATCCGTATCTTCATCCGTGATGGATTCATCGATCGGTACACAGGTGAACGTCTGGTCTTTCCACCGGTGCTCCGAGTGATTTCGATGGCGCTGCCAATCGATTTCCCCTACCACCCGAACTGGAAGACGGATGTCACGCATCGAGCGTACTGGGAATTGAGTGCCACTGTTGACCATCTCATTCCGGTCACACACGGAGGAGCGGATGATGACTCAAACTGGGTCACGACGTCCATGGCCCGCAACAGTGCCAAGATGAACTGGACTCTGGAGCAACTTGGCTGGACACTTCATCCGCCTGGGGACTTCCACATTTGGGATGGACTCGTGGGATGGTTTCTCGACTACGTCCAGGTACATCCTGAGTTTCTCGCGAATGGATCAATGAGGAATTGGTTCAAGGCCGCAAGAGTTGAAATCGGTCTACGAACACGTGCCCTGTGA
- a CDS encoding DNRLRE domain-containing protein, producing the protein MITWRRLLLVLLIALLIVTAALAVSSPIQAQDRRSPAPLTEATLIAVSDTYLDEADPAANFGDSRTLSVGRTDRRVPTETHLLVRFDLAGIPAGAILDRAELRLYQRAAGESASFVIYVDEVNAPWDEMATTWRTGPPATYRDDPPMALDQATGLKRWDVLRIVDRWLTGLAPNEGFLLRGDGAAPGLRDFSAREFSGQEPLLYVEYHLNAPTATPTATMALTATPTRTPTRTPTPTRTPTRTPTAPPLQFADLIATGLEVTQAVQDLNNSVRLVAGKRTFVRFHVRSGMSGSPWGTAKLTVQRGDAVAVLTPINGVLGKILVSPSPNRGAVGQAFLFEPAGDLPLWHGEPECAGQDVGRRGRLHPGQQLRLGAGQL; encoded by the coding sequence ATGATCACATGGCGTAGACTGCTCCTTGTCCTGCTGATTGCGCTGCTGATAGTCACGGCGGCGCTGGCCGTCTCATCGCCGATCCAGGCCCAGGACCGCCGGTCCCCTGCGCCGCTGACCGAGGCAACGCTCATTGCGGTCAGCGACACCTACCTGGATGAAGCCGACCCCGCGGCCAACTTCGGCGATAGCCGCACCTTGTCGGTCGGTCGCACTGACCGCCGCGTGCCCACGGAGACCCACCTCCTGGTGCGTTTCGATCTTGCTGGCATCCCGGCCGGCGCCATCCTGGACCGGGCCGAGCTGCGCCTCTATCAGCGCGCGGCCGGTGAGTCGGCCAGCTTTGTCATTTACGTGGACGAGGTCAACGCGCCCTGGGATGAAATGGCGACCACCTGGCGCACAGGGCCGCCGGCAACCTATCGAGACGACCCGCCCATGGCGCTCGATCAGGCGACCGGCCTCAAGCGTTGGGATGTGCTGCGCATCGTGGACCGTTGGCTGACTGGCCTGGCGCCCAACGAAGGCTTCCTGCTGCGCGGCGATGGCGCCGCCCCCGGCTTGCGCGACTTCTCCGCGCGTGAATTCAGTGGCCAGGAACCGCTGCTCTATGTCGAGTATCATCTGAACGCACCCACCGCGACGCCCACCGCGACGATGGCCCTGACCGCCACGCCGACCCGCACACCCACCCGCACGCCTACACCCACGCGCACCCCAACCCGCACGCCCACGGCCCCGCCGCTCCAGTTTGCCGACCTGATTGCCACCGGCCTGGAAGTGACGCAGGCGGTGCAAGACCTGAACAACAGCGTGCGCCTGGTCGCCGGCAAACGCACCTTCGTGCGCTTCCACGTGCGTTCCGGCATGAGCGGGTCGCCCTGGGGTACCGCCAAGCTCACCGTCCAGCGCGGGGACGCCGTGGCCGTGCTGACGCCCATCAACGGCGTCCTGGGCAAGATTTTGGTTTCACCCTCGCCCAACCGCGGGGCCGTGGGGCAAGCGTTCCTGTTCGAGCCTGCCGGAGACCTTCCGCTATGGCACGGTGAGCCTGAATGCGCAGGTCAAGACGTTGGCCGGCGTGGCCGACTCCACCCCGGCCAACAACTTCGCCTCGGCGCAGGTCAGCTATGA
- a CDS encoding BrnA antitoxin family protein: MNNVSISKESLTDWERFDALQDEDIDLSDAPEITPELFAKAVVRRGLKPPPSKQQITIRLDEDVLGWFRDQGEGYQARINSLLRAYMEAHQTSQTAS, encoded by the coding sequence ATGAACAACGTATCTATTTCCAAGGAATCACTGACTGACTGGGAGCGGTTTGACGCTCTGCAAGATGAGGACATCGACCTGAGTGATGCTCCTGAAATCACGCCGGAGTTGTTCGCCAAGGCGGTGGTGCGGCGCGGGCTCAAGCCGCCGCCCAGCAAGCAGCAAATCACAATCCGTCTGGACGAGGATGTTTTGGGGTGGTTTCGTGATCAAGGCGAAGGGTATCAGGCGCGGATCAACTCGCTACTACGAGCGTACATGGAGGCGCATCAGACATCACAGACGGCTTCATAG
- a CDS encoding helix-turn-helix transcriptional regulator — translation MPKSLLHKLGDNIRQHRLAKGLSQEKLAELTGLHRTYVGSVERGERNISLLNLARIATALDASLSDLVSGVEQ, via the coding sequence ATGCCAAAATCGCTTCTTCACAAGCTCGGAGATAATATCCGCCAGCATCGTCTAGCGAAGGGTCTCTCGCAAGAGAAACTTGCTGAGCTGACAGGTCTACACCGTACTTATGTCGGCAGTGTTGAGCGAGGAGAGCGCAATATCAGCCTTCTCAACCTGGCCCGTATAGCGACGGCTCTGGATGCCTCCCTATCCGATCTCGTATCTGGAGTAGAACAGTGA